From the genome of Fortiea contorta PCC 7126, one region includes:
- a CDS encoding glycoside hydrolase family protein codes for MPKNNNFLLLLVHKITKISVEKTYSLNPAKVLLLKKVKFKWGATIVGILTTVLLIVLWQGFNTRKTSSISDYTPPLAMKEGDPYIRALMRTITASEALDSNPYTLLYGGKHFSDLSRHPNQCITIVSGPHKGECSTAAGRYQILTTTWQEKVKKYHKFSKSLSIAPESFEPQRQDEVVYAWLSDHHAWRADITTLLKQKKLNQVLQILSGTWTSLGYGTENNQVTPLLSQVYQRVLTEELTLTKTREELSKKEAR; via the coding sequence ATGCCAAAAAATAATAATTTTTTGCTATTATTAGTTCACAAAATTACTAAGATAAGTGTTGAGAAAACATACTCTCTAAATCCAGCTAAAGTTCTCCTGCTAAAAAAAGTGAAGTTTAAGTGGGGAGCGACAATTGTTGGAATATTGACTACAGTTTTGTTAATTGTTCTTTGGCAAGGATTTAACACTCGCAAAACCTCTAGCATTTCTGACTACACTCCGCCTTTAGCAATGAAAGAAGGCGATCCTTATATTCGGGCATTAATGCGAACTATTACAGCTAGTGAAGCTCTAGATTCTAACCCTTATACTTTACTTTATGGTGGTAAGCATTTTTCCGATCTCAGCCGTCATCCCAATCAATGCATAACAATTGTTTCTGGCCCTCATAAAGGCGAGTGCAGTACAGCTGCTGGTCGTTATCAAATCCTTACAACTACCTGGCAAGAAAAAGTTAAGAAGTACCACAAGTTCTCCAAGTCTCTAAGTATAGCTCCTGAGAGTTTCGAGCCACAAAGACAAGATGAGGTAGTATATGCATGGCTCAGTGACCATCATGCTTGGAGAGCAGATATTACAACTCTTTTGAAGCAGAAAAAACTTAATCAGGTTTTACAGATATTGTCCGGTACTTGGACAAGCTTAGGATATGGTACAGAGAATAATCAAGTCACGCCTTTGCTATCACAGGTTTATCAGCGAGTCTTAACAGAGGAATTGACATTAACCAAAACAAGAGAAGAACTTAGCAAAAAAGAAGCAAGATAA
- a CDS encoding ParA family protein — translation MLTLTCASLSGGQGKTTVAILLGRMLAQTGQRVLMIDADPQANLTFYLGHEVQQNQPTLLEVLKKQINTEDGIYEIGENLWLIPADDGLDNAQEFLSGSGMGAIVLSKRLKEISDLFQYCIVDAPPQRSQICLTSLGAADHIILPVEASSKGVNSLIRTLSLVDELQEIDAFSGIVLGILPFRDKWVGNNQVAQSKASISAMRTIAEEIVVLPSILESEQFKKAIDKGVSLSSLGFEQLETPFQQIIERLQKNV, via the coding sequence ATGTTAACTCTTACTTGTGCATCCTTATCCGGTGGCCAGGGAAAAACAACTGTTGCAATCTTGTTGGGTAGAATGCTTGCTCAAACAGGACAGCGTGTACTGATGATTGATGCCGATCCCCAAGCGAACCTAACTTTTTACCTGGGGCACGAAGTTCAGCAGAATCAACCCACGCTTCTAGAAGTTCTGAAAAAACAGATAAATACTGAAGACGGTATTTACGAAATTGGAGAAAACCTATGGTTAATTCCTGCTGATGATGGATTAGATAATGCTCAAGAATTTTTATCCGGGAGTGGTATGGGAGCGATTGTTCTGAGCAAACGCTTAAAAGAGATATCAGATTTATTCCAATACTGCATTGTCGATGCGCCACCTCAGCGATCGCAAATCTGCCTTACATCGTTGGGGGCAGCTGACCATATTATCCTTCCTGTAGAAGCATCATCCAAAGGTGTAAATTCTCTCATCCGAACTCTGAGTTTGGTTGATGAACTTCAAGAAATTGATGCTTTTTCAGGGATAGTGCTTGGCATCTTGCCATTCAGAGATAAATGGGTAGGTAATAACCAAGTCGCACAAAGTAAGGCGAGTATCAGTGCAATGCGAACAATTGCCGAAGAAATAGTCGTTTTACCTTCAATTTTAGAATCTGAACAATTTAAAAAAGCCATAGATAAAGGTGTAAGTTTGTCCTCTCTGGGCTTTGAACAACTCGAAACTCCCTTCCAACAAATTATCGAGAGGTTACAAAAGAATGTCTG